One segment of Brassica napus cultivar Da-Ae chromosome C3, Da-Ae, whole genome shotgun sequence DNA contains the following:
- the LOC111211574 gene encoding rab3 GTPase-activating protein catalytic subunit-like isoform X1: protein MDAMPASFVSKARTAFNSAAAKAERVLTDLKSHRDEEEQPTRNQNYSKGVNEVKHQGWRTAHIRKKQEWQNKLNNLRIGRRKEVEDQDKVEDPIMAIPFYDANLYILKAKQEQEAKESDVGYLVETLNAVDVNSIPRASIVKQLAVAIKAGKGAKTMKKFVAPPGNSSPVKEKGGLSLSAVKSLVLGEQEDKLGFDSGDEKKLVSLINSLFNVDGNFLIRMIVSDLGSPSNRVSFTKDLHAAPPESFVVKLAEVIGSFTTPRRMALFWFKVVNELRRFWDEEKHIPCIPVDENPDLKSCLLHQWLQVINCCLDRRTRCIAASEALDAAISQASSGNEDSDNSEGMGSPVSLLYAKNTTGELVLRLGAHHQVENLIMLETGEAVYAPVTQDGPLLTEDLIKETEELVLRTGSMGAGCSQLLSDMQAFKAANPGCTLEDFVRWHSPPDWTENDTSSGDDSSPPRGQLSIRMQKAGNLWRELWETAKPLPAIKQTPLFDEDLAVEGILNSLEDIPAAKLFEQLFVSLVALGFVMVEPVISTNDDLSKLFFECKDYVVAICEGGALTDKLDDLCQVYETVEAMLLRPEKVLRSMKQTEKSLSGVNGTKQRFKRLSFIFRGKEGNQKRVPSETEQKCMEPAPAVFWSF, encoded by the exons ATGGATGCGATGCCGGCGTCCTTCGTATCCAAAGCTAGAACCGCCTTCAATTCCGCCGCGGCTAAAGCGGAGCGCGTCTTAACTGATCTCAAGTCCCATCGTG ACGAGGAGGAGCAACCAACGAGGAATCAGAATTACTCTAAG GGGGTTAATGAAGTGAAGCATCAGGGGTGGAGAACTGCACATATTAGGAAAAAGCAAGAGTGGCAAAACAAACTGAATAACTTAAGAATTGGGAGGAGGAAAGAAGTCGAAGATCAAGACAAAGTTGAGGATCCAATCATGGCTATACCTTTTTATGACGCAAATTTATACATTCTCAAAGCAAagcaagaacaagaagccaAG GAATCTGATGTTGGCTACCTGGTAGAGACTCTAAATGCTGTTGATGTGAACAGTATTCCTCGAGCATCCATTGTGAAGCAGCTGGCTGTAGCCATCAA agCTGGAAAAGGGGCTAAGACTATGAAAAAATTCGTTGCACCGCCTGGAAATTCATCACCAGTGAAGGAGAAGGGGGGCTTGAGCCTCTCTGCCGTGAAATCACTGGTTCTTGGTGAACAAGAGGATAAACTTGGTTTTGATTCAGGAGACGAGAAAAAACTTGTGTCTCTAATAAACTCCTTGTTTAATGTTG ATGGTAACTTCCTCATCAGAATGATTGTCTCTGATTTGGGGTCTCCTAGCAACAGAGTATCTTTCACAAAAGATCTTCATGCTGCTCCCCCTGAAAGCTTTGTTGTTAAGCTAGCTGAAGTCATTGGAAGTTTCACAACACCAAGGAGAATGGCTTTGTTTTGGTTCAAAGTTGTTAATGAA TTGAGGAGGTTTTGGGATGAAGAGAAACACATTCCATGCATACCAGTGGACGAGAATCCAGATTTAAAAAGTTGTCTGCTTCACCAGTGGCTACAGGTTATAAACTGCTGTCTTGACAGGAGAACCCGTTGCATTGCTGCTTCTGAAGCATTAGATGCTGCAATAAGCCAAGCTAGTTCAGGCAATGAAGATTCAGACAATTCAGAAGGGATGGGTTCTCCTGTTTCTCTTTTGTATGCTAAAAATACCACAGGAGAACTCGTACTCCGGTTAGGGGCCCACCACCAAGTTGAAAACTTGATAATGTTGGAGACTGGTGAAGCTGTGTATGCCCCAGTAACGCAG GATGGTCCACTGTTGACAGAAGATCTTATTAAAGAAACAGAAGAACTAGTATTGAGGACAGGGAG CATGGGAGCTGGATGTTCTCAACTCTTGTCTGACATGCAGGCATTCAAG GCAGCAAATCCTGGATGTACTTTGGAGGATTTTGTGAGATGGCACTCTCCTCCAGACTGGACTGAGAATGATACCTCTTCTGGAGATGACTCTTCTCCTCCACGAGGTCAATTAAGTATCCGTATGCAAAAAGCAG GTAATTTATGGCGAGAGCTGTGGGAAACGGCTAAACCACTGCCTGCGATTAAGCAAACACCACTCTTTGATGAAGATTTAGCTGT GGAAGGAATCTTGAATTCCTTGGAAGACATTCCAGCTGCTAAACTTTTCGAGCAGCTGTTTGTTTCTCTT GTTGCACTAGGATTTGTGATGGTGGAGCCAGTAATATCCACAAACGATGACTTGTCAAAGCTTTTCTTCGAATGCAAGGATTATGTAGTCGCCATTTGCGAAGGAGGCGCATTAACTGATAAGCTTGATGATCTCTGCCAG GTGTATGAAACAGTGGAAGCAATGTTACTACGTCCAGAAAAAGTCTTGAGATCAATGAAGCAAACAGAGAAGTCGCTATCAGGCGTGAACGGAACAAAACAGCGGTTCAAGAGGCTCAGTTTCATCTTCCGTGGTAAAGAAGGAAACCAGAAAAGAGTTCCATCTGAAACTGAACAGAAATGTATGGAGCCCGCTCCAGCTGTTTTCTGGTCTTTTTGA
- the LOC111211574 gene encoding rab3 GTPase-activating protein catalytic subunit-like isoform X2, whose translation MDAMPASFVSKARTAFNSAAAKAERVLTDLKSHHEEEQPTRNQNYSKGVNEVKHQGWRTAHIRKKQEWQNKLNNLRIGRRKEVEDQDKVEDPIMAIPFYDANLYILKAKQEQEAKESDVGYLVETLNAVDVNSIPRASIVKQLAVAIKAGKGAKTMKKFVAPPGNSSPVKEKGGLSLSAVKSLVLGEQEDKLGFDSGDEKKLVSLINSLFNVDGNFLIRMIVSDLGSPSNRVSFTKDLHAAPPESFVVKLAEVIGSFTTPRRMALFWFKVVNELRRFWDEEKHIPCIPVDENPDLKSCLLHQWLQVINCCLDRRTRCIAASEALDAAISQASSGNEDSDNSEGMGSPVSLLYAKNTTGELVLRLGAHHQVENLIMLETGEAVYAPVTQDGPLLTEDLIKETEELVLRTGSMGAGCSQLLSDMQAFKAANPGCTLEDFVRWHSPPDWTENDTSSGDDSSPPRGQLSIRMQKAGNLWRELWETAKPLPAIKQTPLFDEDLAVEGILNSLEDIPAAKLFEQLFVSLVALGFVMVEPVISTNDDLSKLFFECKDYVVAICEGGALTDKLDDLCQVYETVEAMLLRPEKVLRSMKQTEKSLSGVNGTKQRFKRLSFIFRGKEGNQKRVPSETEQKCMEPAPAVFWSF comes from the exons ATGGATGCGATGCCGGCGTCCTTCGTATCCAAAGCTAGAACCGCCTTCAATTCCGCCGCGGCTAAAGCGGAGCGCGTCTTAACTGATCTCAAGTCCCATC ACGAGGAGGAGCAACCAACGAGGAATCAGAATTACTCTAAG GGGGTTAATGAAGTGAAGCATCAGGGGTGGAGAACTGCACATATTAGGAAAAAGCAAGAGTGGCAAAACAAACTGAATAACTTAAGAATTGGGAGGAGGAAAGAAGTCGAAGATCAAGACAAAGTTGAGGATCCAATCATGGCTATACCTTTTTATGACGCAAATTTATACATTCTCAAAGCAAagcaagaacaagaagccaAG GAATCTGATGTTGGCTACCTGGTAGAGACTCTAAATGCTGTTGATGTGAACAGTATTCCTCGAGCATCCATTGTGAAGCAGCTGGCTGTAGCCATCAA agCTGGAAAAGGGGCTAAGACTATGAAAAAATTCGTTGCACCGCCTGGAAATTCATCACCAGTGAAGGAGAAGGGGGGCTTGAGCCTCTCTGCCGTGAAATCACTGGTTCTTGGTGAACAAGAGGATAAACTTGGTTTTGATTCAGGAGACGAGAAAAAACTTGTGTCTCTAATAAACTCCTTGTTTAATGTTG ATGGTAACTTCCTCATCAGAATGATTGTCTCTGATTTGGGGTCTCCTAGCAACAGAGTATCTTTCACAAAAGATCTTCATGCTGCTCCCCCTGAAAGCTTTGTTGTTAAGCTAGCTGAAGTCATTGGAAGTTTCACAACACCAAGGAGAATGGCTTTGTTTTGGTTCAAAGTTGTTAATGAA TTGAGGAGGTTTTGGGATGAAGAGAAACACATTCCATGCATACCAGTGGACGAGAATCCAGATTTAAAAAGTTGTCTGCTTCACCAGTGGCTACAGGTTATAAACTGCTGTCTTGACAGGAGAACCCGTTGCATTGCTGCTTCTGAAGCATTAGATGCTGCAATAAGCCAAGCTAGTTCAGGCAATGAAGATTCAGACAATTCAGAAGGGATGGGTTCTCCTGTTTCTCTTTTGTATGCTAAAAATACCACAGGAGAACTCGTACTCCGGTTAGGGGCCCACCACCAAGTTGAAAACTTGATAATGTTGGAGACTGGTGAAGCTGTGTATGCCCCAGTAACGCAG GATGGTCCACTGTTGACAGAAGATCTTATTAAAGAAACAGAAGAACTAGTATTGAGGACAGGGAG CATGGGAGCTGGATGTTCTCAACTCTTGTCTGACATGCAGGCATTCAAG GCAGCAAATCCTGGATGTACTTTGGAGGATTTTGTGAGATGGCACTCTCCTCCAGACTGGACTGAGAATGATACCTCTTCTGGAGATGACTCTTCTCCTCCACGAGGTCAATTAAGTATCCGTATGCAAAAAGCAG GTAATTTATGGCGAGAGCTGTGGGAAACGGCTAAACCACTGCCTGCGATTAAGCAAACACCACTCTTTGATGAAGATTTAGCTGT GGAAGGAATCTTGAATTCCTTGGAAGACATTCCAGCTGCTAAACTTTTCGAGCAGCTGTTTGTTTCTCTT GTTGCACTAGGATTTGTGATGGTGGAGCCAGTAATATCCACAAACGATGACTTGTCAAAGCTTTTCTTCGAATGCAAGGATTATGTAGTCGCCATTTGCGAAGGAGGCGCATTAACTGATAAGCTTGATGATCTCTGCCAG GTGTATGAAACAGTGGAAGCAATGTTACTACGTCCAGAAAAAGTCTTGAGATCAATGAAGCAAACAGAGAAGTCGCTATCAGGCGTGAACGGAACAAAACAGCGGTTCAAGAGGCTCAGTTTCATCTTCCGTGGTAAAGAAGGAAACCAGAAAAGAGTTCCATCTGAAACTGAACAGAAATGTATGGAGCCCGCTCCAGCTGTTTTCTGGTCTTTTTGA